A section of the Mesorhizobium loti genome encodes:
- a CDS encoding DUF2339 domain-containing protein, with product MFESLIGLVAIIALFVIISRQQNRIGLIERELGALRSLVLSGVMPPVAKPPEQAATDGGADTVPVAAAAADIASSAVSEPAVAETPTPETPTTETESPPGEILSGPWSAGEAPKAAEPVEPAVAAKAPGKPDIETALGTRWAVWVGGIALALGGLFLIRYTIEAGIFGPGVRLTMAAVLGLVLVAGGEFIRRTGFKVPVQGVAGAYIPAILTAAGAFILFGTVYAAHGIYGFIGPALAFTLLGAIGVATIAAALVHGQALAGIGLVGAMVTPVLIASQAPNPWALFGYLAIVLAATGVIARLRDWKALMAAAFFGTGIWTILYMTDAPGVNLPAILFIDAVTLAILAFVWLGGHRDETARAFDWPSIVPGLFVAFSALGLSVDPAFAAAGYALPGAAILAAMVAVALYRAPALPLLYASGLATVLIYLGIIPPTSIASDFSAGAFGVDGLPLATANGLTLRIGIALGLVFIGAGLWAARKFAASSWLRSASWAASGVIVPLVILLALWFTFGNLDRDFVHAAVAALLVVVFAAGGEWIARAEEPPLKGGMAVSFALGGAAIAGLLMLHMAFDSGWTTILLGAAAIVPALATRWRSYPVLGWISVGAVIAVLGRVAFDPTIVGAEFLSTTPVFNWLLPGYGVPALAFGFAAWQLAGTTNGRPRLAMEAAAALFALLTVAMLVRHAMHGGVIDTGAMTLAEQAIYTLIAIGAGVILVAIDMRSPSSVLRYGSMAAGVVSVALIVIRHLVVLNPLFTDESTGRIPVFNLLFLAYLLPAVAAGGLALYSRGKRPRWYSAMLALVAAVLAFAYATFSVRRLFKGEFIGLWSGLGQLETYTYSALWLVIGVALLTAGVWLKSQVLRIASAVLIAVAVLKVFLFDMSELEGVLRALSFIGLGAVLIGIGLFYQRLLTRAAKETIPVAEQ from the coding sequence ATGTTTGAGAGCCTGATCGGCCTTGTCGCCATCATCGCCTTGTTCGTCATCATTTCACGCCAGCAGAACCGCATCGGTCTGATCGAGCGCGAGCTTGGCGCGCTGCGTAGCCTTGTCCTTTCAGGCGTTATGCCGCCGGTGGCCAAGCCGCCCGAGCAGGCCGCGACCGATGGCGGGGCGGACACCGTGCCGGTGGCTGCAGCGGCGGCTGATATCGCCTCGTCAGCGGTAAGCGAGCCGGCGGTGGCGGAGACGCCGACTCCAGAGACACCGACCACGGAGACCGAATCCCCACCGGGCGAGATCCTGTCCGGCCCCTGGTCCGCGGGCGAGGCTCCGAAGGCAGCTGAACCTGTCGAGCCGGCCGTGGCGGCAAAGGCTCCCGGCAAGCCGGATATCGAGACGGCGCTCGGCACACGCTGGGCCGTCTGGGTCGGCGGCATCGCGCTGGCACTGGGTGGCCTGTTCCTGATCCGCTACACGATCGAGGCCGGCATTTTTGGCCCTGGCGTGCGTCTCACCATGGCAGCGGTGCTCGGCTTGGTGCTGGTCGCCGGCGGCGAGTTCATTCGCCGCACCGGCTTCAAGGTGCCGGTGCAAGGTGTTGCGGGCGCCTATATTCCGGCAATCCTGACGGCGGCCGGTGCCTTCATCCTGTTCGGCACCGTCTATGCCGCCCACGGCATTTACGGCTTCATCGGCCCGGCGCTCGCCTTTACGCTGCTCGGTGCCATCGGCGTTGCCACCATCGCGGCGGCTCTCGTCCATGGCCAGGCTCTGGCCGGCATCGGCCTTGTCGGCGCCATGGTGACGCCGGTGCTGATCGCCTCCCAGGCACCCAATCCCTGGGCGCTGTTCGGCTATCTCGCCATAGTGCTCGCCGCCACCGGCGTCATTGCTCGCCTGCGCGACTGGAAAGCGCTGATGGCGGCCGCCTTTTTCGGCACCGGCATCTGGACCATCCTCTACATGACCGATGCGCCGGGCGTGAACCTGCCCGCAATCCTGTTCATCGACGCCGTCACGCTGGCCATCCTCGCTTTTGTCTGGCTTGGCGGCCATCGCGACGAAACCGCCAGGGCCTTTGACTGGCCGTCCATCGTGCCTGGTCTGTTCGTTGCCTTCTCGGCGCTGGGCCTGTCGGTCGACCCGGCCTTCGCCGCTGCGGGCTATGCCTTGCCAGGCGCCGCGATCCTCGCGGCGATGGTGGCCGTTGCGCTCTATCGTGCGCCGGCCCTGCCGCTGCTTTACGCCTCGGGGCTGGCGACTGTACTGATCTATCTCGGCATCATCCCCCCAACCTCGATCGCGTCCGATTTTTCGGCCGGCGCTTTCGGCGTCGATGGCTTGCCCTTGGCCACGGCCAATGGTCTGACCTTGCGCATTGGCATTGCACTGGGCCTGGTCTTCATCGGCGCGGGCTTGTGGGCCGCCCGCAAGTTCGCGGCATCGTCCTGGTTGCGGTCCGCCTCTTGGGCTGCATCGGGTGTCATCGTGCCGCTGGTCATCCTGCTGGCGCTCTGGTTCACCTTCGGCAACCTCGACCGTGACTTTGTCCATGCCGCCGTTGCGGCCCTGCTGGTCGTGGTCTTCGCCGCCGGCGGCGAATGGATCGCGCGCGCCGAGGAGCCGCCGCTCAAGGGCGGCATGGCGGTATCGTTTGCCTTGGGCGGCGCGGCGATCGCCGGCCTCTTGATGCTGCACATGGCTTTCGATTCCGGCTGGACCACCATTCTGCTCGGTGCCGCGGCCATCGTCCCTGCGCTGGCAACGCGCTGGCGTTCTTATCCTGTGCTCGGCTGGATTTCGGTTGGTGCCGTGATCGCGGTGCTTGGCCGTGTCGCCTTCGATCCGACGATCGTCGGCGCCGAATTCCTGTCGACGACGCCGGTGTTCAACTGGCTGCTGCCGGGATACGGCGTACCGGCGCTCGCCTTTGGCTTCGCCGCCTGGCAGCTTGCCGGCACCACCAATGGCCGGCCGCGCCTCGCCATGGAGGCGGCCGCGGCGCTGTTTGCGCTGCTAACCGTCGCCATGCTGGTGCGTCACGCCATGCATGGCGGCGTCATCGACACGGGCGCGATGACGCTCGCCGAACAGGCGATCTACACGCTGATCGCCATCGGCGCCGGCGTCATCCTGGTCGCCATCGACATGCGCTCGCCAAGTTCGGTGCTGCGCTATGGTTCGATGGCCGCCGGCGTGGTTTCGGTCGCCCTCATAGTCATCCGGCATTTGGTGGTGCTGAACCCATTATTCACTGACGAATCGACAGGCCGGATCCCGGTCTTCAACCTGTTGTTCCTCGCTTATCTGCTGCCAGCGGTCGCCGCCGGCGGCCTGGCGCTCTATAGCAGGGGCAAACGGCCGAGATGGTATTCGGCAATGCTGGCACTGGTGGCGGCAGTGCTTGCCTTCGCCTATGCCACGTTCTCGGTGAGGCGTCTGTTCAAGGGCGAGTTCATCGGCTTGTGGAGCGGCCTCGGCCAGCTGGAAACCTACACCTATTCGGCGCTCTGGCTGGTGATCGGCGTGGCATTGCTCACAGCCGGCGTCTGGCTGAAGTCACAGGTGCTTCGCATTGCCTCCGCCGTGCTGATCGCGGTTGCGGTGCTGAAGGTCTTCCTCTTCGACATGTCGGAGTTGGAAGGCGTGCTCAGGGCGCTGTCCTTCATAGGCCTTGGCGCCGTGCTGATCGGCATCGGCCTGTTTTACCAGCGGCTGCTGACCAGGGCTGCGAAGGAGACGATACCGGTCGCGGAGCAATGA
- a CDS encoding PaaI family thioesterase, whose translation MTEVELYPGRVSPLGLGTIPHVDILKYTGLELLQRIIDGGYPAPPISFQLNFALSEVSEGRAVFRGMPSERHLNPLGSVHGGWAATLLDSALGCAVQTLLEKGEAYSTAEFKVNLTRPITPRTGEVVCEGKVVHKGRTLAVSEATLKDAGGKLLAFGTETCSIFPAANLAAR comes from the coding sequence ATGACCGAAGTCGAACTGTATCCGGGCCGGGTCTCGCCGCTCGGCCTCGGCACAATTCCTCACGTCGACATCCTGAAATACACTGGCCTGGAACTGCTGCAGCGCATCATCGACGGCGGATATCCGGCGCCGCCAATTTCCTTTCAGTTGAATTTCGCCCTTTCCGAAGTGTCGGAGGGGCGGGCGGTTTTTCGCGGCATGCCGAGCGAGCGTCACCTCAACCCGCTGGGCAGCGTGCATGGCGGCTGGGCGGCGACGCTGCTCGATTCGGCATTGGGCTGCGCCGTGCAGACATTGCTTGAAAAAGGCGAGGCCTATTCGACGGCGGAGTTCAAGGTGAATCTCACGCGGCCGATCACGCCCAGGACCGGCGAGGTGGTCTGCGAAGGCAAGGTGGTCCACAAGGGCCGCACGCTAGCCGTATCGGAAGCGACGCTGAAGGATGCCGGCGGCAAGCTGCTGGCATTCGGCACGGAGACATGTTCGATATTTCCAGCCGCCAATCTGGCGGCACGTTGA
- the recO gene encoding DNA repair protein RecO, which yields MEWRDEGIILGTRKHGETSAILEVMTRAHGRYLGLVRGGRSRKQQPVLQPGNRVDLLWRARLDEHLGTFQVEAIEMNAARLMDSAVAVYGLQTMATHLRLLPERDAHGGLYEALAVMIAHLDDADAAGELVARFELLILDELGFGLDLSQCAATGSRQDLAYVSPKSGRAVSRDAGAPWRDKMLVLPAFLQRGSGLRADPAAVEDAFRLTGFFFTRHVYEPRAIEQPDARAGFLAALRKHHATRKTIAGDNAA from the coding sequence ATGGAATGGCGCGACGAGGGAATCATTCTCGGCACCCGCAAGCATGGCGAAACCAGCGCCATTCTCGAGGTGATGACACGCGCGCATGGCCGTTATCTCGGCCTCGTTCGCGGTGGCCGTTCGCGAAAGCAGCAGCCTGTTCTCCAACCCGGCAATCGCGTCGATCTCTTATGGCGGGCGCGCCTTGACGAACATCTCGGTACGTTCCAGGTCGAGGCGATCGAAATGAACGCCGCCCGGCTGATGGACAGCGCCGTCGCCGTCTACGGGCTGCAGACCATGGCCACGCATCTGCGCCTGTTGCCCGAGCGTGACGCCCATGGCGGCCTTTACGAAGCGCTCGCCGTCATGATCGCCCATCTCGACGATGCCGATGCCGCCGGAGAGTTGGTAGCGCGTTTCGAGCTTCTGATCCTTGATGAACTCGGCTTCGGTCTCGATCTCAGCCAATGCGCCGCCACCGGCTCGCGGCAGGACCTTGCCTATGTCTCGCCGAAGTCGGGCCGCGCGGTGTCGCGCGACGCCGGCGCGCCCTGGCGCGACAAGATGCTGGTGCTGCCGGCGTTTCTGCAGCGCGGCTCCGGCTTGCGTGCGGATCCGGCGGCGGTCGAGGATGCCTTCCGGCTGACCGGGTTTTTCTTCACGCGCCACGTCTACGAGCCGCGTGCCATCGAACAGCCCGATGCCCGCGCCGGCTTTCTCGCCGCCTTGCGCAAGCACCATGCGACGCGCAAGACCATCGCCGGAGACAATGCAGCATGA
- a CDS encoding porin, with product MNIKSLLLGSAAALIAVSGARAADAVVVAEPEPAEYVKICDVYGAGYFYIPGTETCLRIGGYLRYDIGVGDSGTLDGVNNVPDDKERGKTNDTYYKNMRFALRTYTGQETELGTLKTFTETRFQFGNKSGDYTGGATDWQAVSKPVTLNFAWIQLGGLRVGKDETAYDAFIGYAGNVIQDTIIPYGIKDTNVVQYYFDAGSGFTGVVSLEEGTGANTIDSYVPHVVGGLKYKGDWGAITGVVAYDSNYEEVSGKVRLDVNVTKELSLFVMGGYGTDDNSKDDAANFLKIHGRTQYKPWGGNWAVWGGGTYKFNDKTSFNVQASADDDKNYALAANVAYTIVPGFTITTEVDWDHYGNYGNPSVYGNWSKADKKDGVGGIVRFQRNF from the coding sequence ATGAACATCAAGAGCCTCCTTCTCGGCTCAGCCGCGGCCCTGATCGCGGTTTCCGGCGCTCGCGCCGCGGACGCGGTTGTCGTCGCCGAACCGGAACCGGCCGAATACGTCAAGATCTGCGACGTCTACGGCGCCGGCTACTTCTACATCCCCGGCACCGAGACCTGCCTGCGCATCGGCGGCTATCTCCGCTATGACATCGGCGTCGGCGATTCCGGCACGCTGGACGGCGTCAACAACGTTCCGGACGACAAGGAGCGCGGCAAAACCAACGACACCTATTACAAGAATATGCGCTTCGCGCTGAGGACCTATACCGGCCAGGAAACCGAGCTCGGCACATTGAAGACCTTCACCGAGACCCGTTTTCAATTCGGCAACAAGTCCGGTGACTACACTGGCGGCGCCACTGACTGGCAGGCCGTGAGCAAGCCCGTTACCCTCAACTTCGCCTGGATCCAACTCGGTGGCCTGCGCGTCGGTAAGGATGAAACGGCATACGATGCCTTCATCGGTTACGCCGGCAATGTCATCCAGGACACGATCATTCCGTACGGGATCAAGGACACCAACGTCGTCCAGTACTACTTCGACGCGGGCAGCGGCTTCACGGGTGTGGTCTCGCTCGAAGAAGGCACTGGCGCGAACACGATCGACAGCTATGTTCCGCATGTCGTCGGCGGCTTGAAGTACAAGGGCGACTGGGGTGCGATCACCGGCGTCGTCGCTTATGACAGCAACTATGAAGAAGTGTCCGGCAAGGTTCGCCTTGACGTCAACGTCACCAAGGAGCTGTCACTCTTCGTCATGGGCGGCTACGGCACCGACGACAATTCCAAGGACGACGCTGCCAACTTCCTCAAAATCCATGGCCGCACTCAGTACAAGCCCTGGGGCGGAAATTGGGCCGTCTGGGGCGGCGGCACATACAAGTTCAACGACAAGACATCGTTCAACGTCCAGGCGTCGGCTGACGACGACAAGAACTATGCCTTGGCCGCGAACGTTGCCTACACCATCGTCCCGGGCTTCACGATCACCACCGAAGTCGACTGGGATCACTACGGCAACTACGGCAACCCTTCTGTCTACGGCAACTGGTCCAAGGCCGATAAGAAGGATGGCGTCGGCGGCATCGTCCGCTTCCAGCGCAACTTCTAA
- the era gene encoding GTPase Era translates to MERSMTDIETAEAPATHSGFVALIGAPNAGKSTLVNQLVGAKVSIVTHKVQTTRAIVRGIATHDNAQIVFVDTPGIFKPKRRLDTAMVTTAWGGAKDADIVLLLIDAERGIRGDADAILERLKDVRQPMALILNKVDRVKHETLLALSAAANDKVPFKRTFMVSALTGSGCKDLLDYLAQALPAGPWYYPEDQISDLPMRQLAAEITREKLYLRLHQELPYSSHIETEKWEEKPDGSVRIDQTIYVERDSQKKIVLGHKGETIRAIGQAARMEITGILEQKVHLFLFVKVRENWGDDPERYREMGLEFPH, encoded by the coding sequence ATGGAACGCAGCATGACTGATATTGAAACTGCTGAAGCCCCCGCCACGCATTCCGGATTTGTCGCTCTGATCGGCGCGCCCAATGCGGGCAAGTCGACGCTGGTCAACCAATTGGTCGGCGCCAAGGTGTCGATCGTTACGCACAAGGTGCAGACGACACGCGCCATCGTTCGTGGCATCGCCACGCATGACAACGCCCAGATCGTCTTCGTGGACACGCCGGGTATCTTCAAGCCGAAGCGGCGCCTCGATACGGCGATGGTGACCACCGCGTGGGGCGGCGCCAAGGATGCCGACATCGTTCTGCTGCTGATCGACGCCGAGCGCGGCATCAGGGGCGATGCCGACGCCATCCTCGAACGCCTGAAGGACGTGCGCCAGCCGATGGCGCTGATCCTCAACAAGGTCGACCGGGTCAAGCATGAGACGCTCCTGGCCCTGTCCGCGGCCGCGAACGACAAAGTGCCTTTCAAGCGCACCTTCATGGTCTCCGCACTGACCGGCTCCGGTTGCAAGGATCTGCTCGACTATCTGGCGCAGGCGCTGCCGGCCGGCCCCTGGTATTATCCGGAAGACCAGATCTCGGATCTGCCGATGCGCCAGCTGGCGGCCGAGATCACTCGCGAAAAACTCTATCTCAGGCTGCATCAGGAACTGCCCTATTCCTCGCATATCGAGACCGAGAAATGGGAAGAAAAACCGGACGGCTCGGTGCGCATCGACCAGACCATTTATGTGGAGCGCGACAGCCAGAAGAAGATCGTGCTTGGTCACAAGGGCGAAACCATCCGTGCCATCGGCCAGGCGGCACGCATGGAGATTACAGGCATCCTCGAACAGAAGGTGCATCTCTTCCTGTTCGTCAAGGTGCGCGAGAACTGGGGTGACGATCCCGAGCGCTACCGCGAGATGGGTCTCGAATTCCCGCACTAG
- the rnc gene encoding ribonuclease III, translating into MAAAKRMTADALAEALVERTGHAFADRQRLQRALTHASARGANAGTDYERFEFLGDRVLGLVVADMLLAAFPDAAEGELSLRLNALVNAEALSEIAEHIGLPDLIRAGSDVRGLEGRKRVNLRADALESLIAVLYLDGGLEAARAFIHKYWQPRSQASGAARRDAKTELQEWAHQAANAVPAYNIDSREGPDHDPLFTVSVRVGAFQPATGSGRSKREAEQAAAAALLLREGVWNAA; encoded by the coding sequence ATGGCAGCGGCGAAGCGGATGACCGCCGATGCGCTCGCCGAAGCGCTTGTGGAACGCACGGGCCATGCCTTTGCCGACCGCCAGCGTCTGCAGCGCGCGCTCACCCATGCCAGTGCCCGGGGCGCCAATGCCGGCACGGACTATGAGCGTTTCGAATTTCTCGGCGATCGGGTTCTTGGTCTGGTCGTTGCCGACATGCTGCTGGCTGCTTTTCCCGATGCGGCGGAAGGCGAGTTGTCATTGCGGCTCAATGCGCTGGTCAACGCCGAGGCACTTTCCGAGATCGCCGAGCATATCGGGTTGCCGGACCTCATCCGCGCTGGATCCGATGTGCGCGGCCTCGAGGGCCGCAAGCGCGTCAATCTGCGCGCCGACGCACTGGAATCGCTGATCGCCGTGCTCTATCTCGACGGTGGCCTGGAGGCGGCGCGCGCTTTCATCCACAAATACTGGCAGCCGCGTTCGCAGGCTTCGGGCGCCGCGCGCCGCGACGCCAAGACCGAATTGCAGGAATGGGCGCATCAGGCGGCGAATGCCGTCCCGGCTTACAACATCGACAGCCGCGAGGGGCCGGACCACGATCCGTTGTTCACTGTCAGCGTCAGGGTCGGTGCATTTCAGCCGGCGACAGGCAGCGGCCGTTCCAAGCGTGAAGCGGAGCAGGCGGCCGCGGCTGCCCTTCTGCTGCGCGAAGGTGTATGGAACGCAGCATGA
- the lepB gene encoding signal peptidase I, giving the protein MSVAEKSQKKSGGLGETVSVIVQALLLALVIRTLLFQPFSIPSGSMRPTLLEGDYLFVTKWSYGYSRYSLPFGPDLFSGRIWGSEPKRGDVVVFKFPPDPSVDYIKRVVGLPGDKIQMKDGQLFINGVGVPRVKTGQIDNPDITEMPQPIDVYRETLPNGVSYDTLDLNPNSIGDNTREFDVPPGHYFMMGDNRDNSADSRFTVGYVPAENLVGRANLVFFSIAGKASPLEIWKWPSLMRVSRLFHFVN; this is encoded by the coding sequence ATGAGCGTGGCTGAAAAATCCCAGAAGAAATCCGGCGGGCTTGGCGAAACCGTCAGCGTCATCGTCCAGGCGCTCTTGCTCGCGCTCGTCATCCGCACGCTCTTGTTTCAGCCCTTTTCGATCCCGTCGGGATCAATGCGGCCGACGCTTCTGGAAGGCGACTATCTGTTCGTCACCAAATGGTCCTACGGCTATTCGCGCTATTCGTTGCCTTTCGGCCCCGATCTCTTCTCGGGCCGTATTTGGGGCTCCGAGCCCAAGCGCGGCGATGTGGTGGTGTTCAAGTTCCCGCCGGATCCGTCCGTCGATTACATCAAGCGCGTTGTCGGCTTGCCTGGTGACAAGATCCAGATGAAGGATGGCCAGCTGTTCATCAACGGCGTCGGCGTGCCGCGCGTGAAGACCGGCCAGATCGACAATCCCGATATCACCGAAATGCCTCAGCCGATCGACGTCTACAGGGAAACCCTGCCCAACGGCGTCAGCTACGACACGCTCGACCTCAATCCGAATTCGATCGGCGACAACACGCGTGAATTCGACGTGCCGCCCGGTCACTATTTCATGATGGGCGACAACAGGGACAATTCCGCCGATAGCCGTTTCACCGTCGGCTACGTTCCCGCCGAGAACCTGGTTGGCCGTGCCAACCTCGTCTTCTTCTCGATCGCCGGCAAGGCAAGCCCTCTCGAAATCTGGAAATGGCCGTCGCTGATGCGCGTTTCGCGCCTGTTCCATTTCGTCAATTAG
- the acpS gene encoding holo-ACP synthase: MIIGIGSDLIDIRRIEKSLERHGQRFVQRIYTEVEQARSESRGARAASYAKRFAAKEACAKALGTGLAQGVFWRDMGVVNLPSGAPTMALTGGALARLQKILPRGHRAAIHLTITDDFPLAQAFVIIEALPVEEAPH, from the coding sequence ATGATCATCGGCATCGGCAGCGATCTGATCGATATCAGGCGCATCGAGAAATCGCTGGAGCGTCATGGTCAACGCTTCGTCCAGAGAATCTACACCGAGGTCGAACAGGCGCGTTCGGAGAGCCGCGGCGCCCGCGCCGCCTCCTACGCCAAGCGCTTCGCCGCCAAGGAGGCTTGCGCCAAGGCGCTGGGTACCGGTCTGGCGCAAGGCGTCTTCTGGCGCGACATGGGCGTCGTCAACCTGCCCAGCGGCGCGCCGACGATGGCGCTGACGGGCGGAGCGCTGGCGCGGCTGCAAAAGATACTGCCCCGAGGCCATCGGGCAGCGATCCACCTCACCATCACGGATGATTTCCCGCTCGCTCAAGCCTTTGTGATCATCGAGGCGTTGCCCGTCGAAGAAGCGCCACATTGA
- a CDS encoding DUF2062 domain-containing protein, with amino-acid sequence MLFRRRKPDGLLERVRTYLWPRRSFSRSLQYFSKRILRLKATPHAVAAGVAAGVFASFFPVGFHFIIAAVLCWVIAGNLVAAALGAVFFGNPLTFPILWGASWETGKLILHDRLPAHGPPAHLGEMMHKLSFAKLWHPVLEPMLIGAVPLGLVFGLLFYGITRWGMNVFREQRRKRLAERASRREQSAHPGAGIGSAAR; translated from the coding sequence GTGCTTTTTCGTCGCCGCAAGCCTGATGGTCTCCTGGAGCGGGTGCGCACCTATCTGTGGCCGCGCCGTTCGTTCTCGCGCTCGCTGCAATATTTTTCCAAGCGCATCCTGCGCCTGAAGGCCACGCCGCATGCGGTGGCCGCCGGGGTGGCGGCTGGTGTCTTCGCCTCGTTCTTTCCCGTGGGCTTCCATTTCATCATTGCCGCCGTTCTGTGTTGGGTTATCGCCGGCAATCTGGTGGCGGCGGCGCTCGGCGCTGTCTTCTTTGGCAATCCGCTGACTTTTCCCATTCTTTGGGGCGCTTCCTGGGAAACCGGCAAGCTAATCCTGCACGATCGTCTTCCGGCGCATGGCCCACCGGCTCATCTGGGCGAGATGATGCACAAGCTTTCCTTCGCGAAACTGTGGCATCCCGTTCTGGAGCCCATGCTGATCGGCGCGGTACCGCTCGGGCTGGTGTTCGGCCTCCTGTTCTACGGTATCACGCGCTGGGGCATGAATGTCTTCCGCGAGCAAAGGCGCAAGCGGCTGGCAGAGCGCGCAAGCCGCCGTGAGCAGTCGGCCCATCCCGGGGCAGGCATCGGTTCAGCCGCCCGATGA
- a CDS encoding VOC family protein, with amino-acid sequence MIVGIDHFVLTVASLEATCAFYQRVLGFGRIDAPGRPTALAFGGQKINVHEISRTFEPKAKSPTPGSGDFCLITEQPLDEILARLEANGVVLELGPVERIGARGPMMSVYFRDPDGNLVEVSRYLR; translated from the coding sequence ATGATCGTTGGCATCGATCATTTCGTGTTGACGGTGGCCTCGCTCGAGGCGACCTGCGCCTTTTACCAGCGCGTGCTGGGCTTTGGGCGCATCGATGCGCCGGGGCGGCCGACGGCGCTGGCTTTTGGCGGCCAGAAGATCAATGTCCATGAGATCAGCCGCACTTTCGAGCCCAAGGCGAAGTCGCCGACGCCGGGCTCAGGCGATTTCTGTCTGATCACCGAACAGCCGCTCGACGAAATCCTTGCCCGTCTCGAAGCCAATGGCGTTGTGCTCGAATTGGGACCGGTCGAACGCATCGGGGCACGGGGGCCGATGATGTCCGTCTATTTTCGCGACCCGGATGGCAATCTTGTCGAGGTCAGCCGATACCTGCGGTAG
- the pyrE gene encoding orotate phosphoribosyltransferase: protein MDTDEVLGIFREAGAVLEGHFILTSGLRSPVFLQKARVFMHADKTERLCNALAEKIRAAVPGKIDYVVGPAIGGLIPAYETSRHLGVPAIWVEREGGEFRLRRFEIARGARVVIVEDIVTTGLSIRETIECLRDLGAEVVAAACIIDRSAGKTHVGVPLIALAEYEVPAYPPDRLPPELAAIPAVKPGSRNI, encoded by the coding sequence ATGGACACCGATGAAGTGCTGGGCATTTTCCGCGAGGCTGGCGCTGTTCTGGAGGGGCATTTCATCCTGACGTCGGGCCTGCGCAGCCCGGTCTTCCTGCAGAAGGCGCGAGTGTTCATGCATGCCGACAAGACCGAACGGTTGTGCAACGCGCTGGCCGAGAAGATCCGCGCCGCGGTGCCGGGCAAGATAGACTATGTCGTCGGCCCGGCGATCGGCGGCCTGATCCCGGCCTACGAGACCTCGCGTCATCTCGGCGTGCCGGCGATCTGGGTCGAGCGGGAAGGGGGCGAGTTCCGCCTACGCCGTTTCGAGATCGCTCGGGGCGCGCGCGTCGTTATCGTCGAGGACATCGTCACCACCGGCCTGTCGATCCGCGAAACCATCGAGTGCCTGCGCGACCTTGGCGCCGAGGTGGTGGCCGCGGCCTGCATCATCGACCGTTCGGCCGGGAAGACCCATGTCGGCGTGCCGCTGATCGCACTCGCCGAATACGAGGTTCCGGCCTATCCGCCGGACCGGCTGCCGCCGGAGCTTGCCGCGATACCCGCGGTCAAGCCCGGCAGCCGCAATATCTGA